Proteins encoded by one window of Triplophysa rosa linkage group LG19, Trosa_1v2, whole genome shotgun sequence:
- the pou4f4 gene encoding brain-specific homeobox/POU domain protein 3-like: MMSMNSKQPFSMHPILHEPKYTPLHSSSEAIRRACLPTHSLQGNIFAGFDETLLQRAEALAAVDIVAQKSHPYKPDATYHTMTSMTCTPTSSSGHLHHPSVLTSHHHHHPHHQSTQGLEGDLLEHLTPGISIGGMPGTDVCSSASHPHSHSHMSAINHMQHHHQSMNMHPHGLGSHTSLGGGVDSEPDPRELESFAERFKQRRIKLGVTQADVGSALANLKIPGVGCLSQSTICRFESLTLSHNNMVALKPILEAWLEEAERAQREKMAKPEIFNGGDKKRKRTSIAAPEKRSLEAYFAVQPRPSSEKIAAIAEKLDLKKNVVRVWFCNQRQKQKRMKFSATH, encoded by the exons ATGATGTCCATGAATAGCAAACAGCCTTTTAGTATGCATCCAATTTTACACGAACCGAAATACACACCTCTGCATTCCAGCTCGGAGGCCATCCGGAGAGCATGTCTGCCCACACACTCG CTTCAGGGTAATATTTTCGCCGGCTTTGATGAGACCCTGCTCCAGAGAGCCGAGGCGCTAGCAGCCGTGGACATCGTCGCTCAAAAGAGCCATCCGTACAAACCAGATGCCACTTACCACACCATGACGAGCATGACCTGCACACCCACGTCCTCCTCTGGGCACCTTCATCACCCGTCCGTGCTGACCTCTCATCACCACCATCATCCCCATCACCAGTCGACACAGGGCCTGGAGGGCGACCTGCTCGAGCACCTCACCCCTGGCATCTCCATCGGAGGCATGCCGGGCACTGACGTTTGTTCCAGCGCTTCCCACCCGCACTCGCACTCGCACATGTCGGCAATAAACCACATGCAGCATCACCACCAAAGTATGAACATGCACCCCCACGGTCTGGGGTCTCACACCTCCCTTGGCGGCGGTGTAGACTCCGAGCCCGATCCGAGGGAGCTGGAGTCTTTCGCCGAGCGCTTCAAGCAGAGGCGGATCAAACTCGGGGTCACTCAGGCAGACGTGGGCTCGGCTTTAGCCAATCTTAAAATACCTGGGGTGGGATGCCTGAGTCAGAGTACTATCTGTCGATTCGAGTCCCTCACTTTGTCTCACAATAACATGGTGGCCCTCAAACCCATCCTCGAAGCGTGGTTAGAGGAGGCGGAGAGGGCGCAGAGAGAGAAAATGGCCAAGCCGGAGATTTTCAACGGCGGggacaaaaagagaaaacgcACTTCAATCGCCGCTCCGGAGAAGCGCTCGCTCGAGGCTTACTTTGCCGTCCAGCCCAGGCCCTCGTCGGAGAAAATAGCTGCCATTGCCGAGAAACTGGACCTGAAAAAGAACGTGGTCCGGGTGTGGTTTTGTAATCAAAGGCAAAAGCAGAAAAGGATGAAGTTTTCTGCGACACACTAG